In one window of Thermus aquaticus DNA:
- a CDS encoding alpha/beta hydrolase family protein, whose amino-acid sequence MRRLWLLLPPLVLVLLGLLTPPPLVWEGEGVRYRRAGVGLFAQVCRPKGPPQGAVLLVPGGFGPPTASMLARCRAWAERGFLGVVPHLRGRGKSGGRITGCLEEAEDLAHLARLLPRLGADRHAYAGYSLGACVALKAAALEGKARGVVFAIGPMDFAEQVAILRRSRPKALSRWREIFGDTPEALARQSPLPYASRLRAPLLVLQAGNDPLIPPTQSCRLRDVREAMGRRVHQVALTREGEVWTGPLTKGRACLRPTGFGPEEDDHLILFPDLHHTVIPAMEALSERFLLAWMRP is encoded by the coding sequence ATGAGGCGCCTCTGGCTTCTCCTTCCCCCCCTTGTCCTGGTCCTCTTGGGGCTTCTTACGCCCCCGCCTCTGGTCTGGGAGGGGGAGGGGGTCCGGTACCGGCGGGCGGGGGTAGGCCTCTTCGCCCAGGTCTGCCGCCCAAAGGGACCGCCCCAGGGAGCGGTTCTCCTGGTCCCCGGGGGGTTTGGCCCCCCCACGGCCAGCATGCTGGCCCGGTGCCGGGCCTGGGCGGAGCGGGGCTTTTTGGGCGTGGTGCCCCACCTGCGGGGCCGTGGCAAGAGCGGGGGGAGGATCACGGGCTGCCTGGAGGAGGCGGAGGACCTGGCCCACCTGGCCCGCCTTCTCCCGCGGCTTGGGGCGGACCGGCACGCCTATGCGGGTTACTCCTTGGGGGCCTGCGTGGCCCTCAAGGCGGCGGCCCTCGAGGGGAAGGCCAGGGGGGTGGTCTTCGCCATCGGCCCCATGGACTTCGCCGAGCAGGTGGCCATCCTGAGGCGAAGCCGCCCCAAGGCCCTTTCCCGCTGGCGGGAGATCTTCGGCGACACCCCGGAGGCCCTGGCCCGCCAAAGCCCCCTACCCTACGCTTCCCGCCTTCGGGCCCCCCTCCTCGTCCTCCAGGCGGGCAACGACCCCCTGATTCCCCCCACCCAGTCCTGCCGCCTCCGGGACGTGCGGGAGGCCATGGGGCGGCGGGTCCACCAGGTGGCCCTGACCCGGGAGGGGGAGGTTTGGACGGGGCCCCTCACCAAGGGCCGGGCCTGCCTCCGGCCCACGGGCTTTGGCCCCGAGGAGGACGACCACCTGATCCTCTTCCCGGACCTGCACCACACGGTGATCCCCGCCATGGAAGCCCTGTCGGAGCGGTTCCTCCTGGCCTGGATGCGCCCTTGA
- a CDS encoding transposase: ERSRLSRKGPPLLRRKLFMGALVAVRHDPEMGAFYRRLLSRGKRKKQALVAVAHKLLRRMMGRLREYYAGQSLQGVA; encoded by the coding sequence GAGAGGAGTCGGCTCTCCCGAAAGGGGCCTCCTCTTTTGCGAAGGAAGCTTTTCATGGGGGCTTTGGTGGCGGTGCGGCACGACCCGGAGATGGGGGCCTTCTACCGTCGCCTGCTGTCGCGGGGAAAGCGCAAAAAGCAGGCCCTGGTGGCCGTGGCCCACAAGCTTCTTAGGCGGATGATGGGGAGGCTAAGGGAGTACTACGCAGGCCAGTCCCTCCAAGGGGTGGCTTGA
- a CDS encoding HAD family hydrolase, whose product MKRLWLLDLDDTLLEDHRVSREVLEALGRALGVEGLFPAVKAKAEALFKEAPFYPWAEAIGHSALEALWARYSTPGLEGLAAWAKGFRQRVFREALAALGGPVERAGELAEAFFRERRRFPLFPEVPEFLAALRAKGAIPVLLTNGVPDLQREKLVGAGLIEAFPLTLVSGEVGLGKPDPRLFRMALCAFGAGPEEAVMVGDNPQRDIQGALLAGIQAVWVDRGYRPPDPRFPPHLSVRDLREALALLG is encoded by the coding sequence GTGAAGCGGCTTTGGCTTTTGGACCTGGACGACACCCTTTTAGAGGACCACCGGGTGAGCCGGGAGGTCCTGGAGGCCCTGGGAAGGGCCCTGGGGGTGGAGGGGCTTTTCCCGGCGGTGAAGGCCAAAGCCGAGGCCCTCTTCAAGGAGGCCCCCTTTTATCCCTGGGCAGAGGCCATCGGCCACTCGGCCCTGGAAGCCCTCTGGGCCAGGTATTCCACGCCGGGCCTCGAGGGCCTGGCCGCCTGGGCCAAGGGCTTCCGCCAGAGGGTCTTCCGGGAGGCCTTGGCGGCCTTGGGGGGGCCGGTGGAAAGGGCCGGGGAGCTGGCCGAGGCCTTCTTCCGGGAGAGGCGCCGCTTTCCCCTCTTCCCCGAGGTGCCGGAGTTCCTGGCCGCCCTAAGGGCGAAGGGAGCCATCCCCGTCCTCCTCACCAACGGGGTGCCGGACCTCCAGCGGGAAAAGCTCGTGGGGGCGGGGCTTATAGAGGCCTTCCCCCTCACCTTGGTCTCCGGGGAGGTGGGCCTGGGCAAGCCGGACCCCAGGCTCTTCCGCATGGCCCTCTGCGCCTTCGGGGCGGGTCCAGAGGAGGCGGTCATGGTGGGGGACAACCCACAGCGGGACATCCAGGGGGCCCTCCTTGCCGGCATCCAGGCGGTCTGGGTGGACCGGGGCTACCGCCCCCCTGACCCCCGCTTTCCCCCTCACCTCAGCGTGAGGGACCTCCGGGAGGCCCTGGCCCTTTTGGGGTAG
- the amrB gene encoding AmmeMemoRadiSam system protein B — translation MDLVRPAYVAGQFYPGEREALREEVASLLKAAKTPPLPGVRGVLAPHAGYGYSGKVAAESFQALSGFRGQAQRAILLGPSHFVPFLGVAFYPYRAWRTPLGEVAVDLEGGRRLLELGFPFLKLEEPFWEEHSLEVLLPFLQVALPGVPILPLLFGEVDPLRVAEALLPELSPQDLVVASSDLSHYHPDPVARERDRRTLEIALSLDAEALSRAEACGRLPWASLTALARAQGWRPRLLAYATSAEVFGDRRRVVGYAAVAYGLD, via the coding sequence ATGGACCTGGTGAGGCCGGCCTACGTGGCGGGGCAGTTCTACCCCGGGGAACGGGAGGCCCTTCGGGAGGAGGTCGCTTCCCTTCTGAAGGCCGCCAAGACCCCGCCCCTCCCCGGGGTCCGGGGGGTCCTCGCCCCCCACGCCGGCTACGGGTACTCGGGGAAGGTGGCGGCGGAAAGCTTCCAGGCCCTCTCCGGCTTTAGGGGCCAGGCGCAAAGGGCCATCCTCCTGGGGCCCAGCCACTTCGTCCCTTTCCTAGGGGTGGCCTTCTACCCCTACCGGGCCTGGCGCACGCCTCTTGGGGAGGTGGCCGTGGACCTGGAGGGGGGAAGAAGGCTTTTGGAGCTGGGCTTTCCCTTTCTAAAGCTGGAAGAGCCCTTCTGGGAGGAGCATAGCCTCGAGGTCCTCCTCCCCTTCCTCCAGGTGGCCCTCCCCGGGGTGCCCATCCTGCCCCTCCTCTTCGGCGAGGTGGACCCTTTGAGGGTGGCCGAGGCCCTCTTGCCGGAGCTTAGCCCCCAGGACCTGGTGGTGGCCAGCAGCGACCTCTCCCACTACCACCCGGACCCCGTGGCCCGGGAGCGGGACAGGAGGACCCTGGAGATCGCCCTAAGCCTGGACGCCGAGGCCCTTTCCCGGGCCGAGGCCTGCGGCCGCCTCCCCTGGGCCAGCCTCACCGCCCTGGCCCGGGCCCAGGGCTGGAGGCCCAGGCTTCTGGCCTACGCCACCAGCGCCGAGGTCTTCGGCGACCGCAGGCGGGTGGTGGGGTACGCGGCGGTGGCCTACGGGCTAGACTGA
- a CDS encoding alanine/glycine:cation symporter family protein → MDILTLNEGLNRIVYGFPMKLVFLLVGAYLVIFQIRWFSAPLRMVRVSFSETLGAIRERAYGFGGQITPFQATMVALSATIGTGHLLGMLAAILLGGPGAVFWMWLGYFFGTGTKFAEATLAVHYRRRFADGSVSGGPMYYLSRGLPRLRFLGHLFAFFAALSAFGIGNLSQAGAVGGALAPLGAPPALVGLFLALLVGVVLGGGIVRVARFAQVVVPLKLLLFLVAVGPLLALYGGRLLEALALVFRAAFSPEAALGGAAGYSLFAAINAGLGRGIFANEAGLGSAAIAHAQAQVDHPVRQGFWGVTEMFISFLVTSLTALTFIASGLWQKGGSAAEAAQALFGAHPLGGVALALTVAVFALGTMVAWGFYGEEAAAFLFGEGIRWPYRLTFATLAFVGPLGGLEAFLAISDTLNGLMAIPNLLGLVLLGGVVGRLVYGFFRGEPWVPPR, encoded by the coding sequence ATGGACATCCTGACCCTGAACGAAGGTCTAAACCGCATCGTTTACGGCTTCCCTATGAAGCTGGTCTTCCTCCTGGTGGGGGCTTATCTGGTCATCTTCCAGATCCGTTGGTTTAGCGCCCCCCTGCGGATGGTCCGGGTTTCCTTCAGCGAGACCCTGGGGGCCATCCGGGAGCGGGCCTACGGCTTTGGCGGCCAGATCACCCCCTTCCAGGCCACCATGGTGGCCCTCTCGGCCACCATCGGCACCGGCCACCTCCTCGGCATGCTGGCGGCGATCCTTCTGGGAGGCCCCGGGGCCGTCTTCTGGATGTGGCTGGGCTACTTCTTCGGCACCGGCACCAAGTTCGCCGAGGCCACCCTGGCCGTGCACTACCGCCGCCGCTTCGCCGACGGCTCCGTCTCCGGTGGGCCCATGTACTACCTCTCCCGCGGGCTTCCCCGCCTCCGCTTCCTGGGCCACCTCTTCGCCTTCTTCGCCGCGCTGAGCGCCTTCGGCATCGGCAACCTCTCCCAGGCCGGAGCGGTGGGCGGGGCCCTCGCCCCCCTGGGGGCTCCCCCGGCCCTGGTGGGCCTCTTCCTGGCCCTGCTGGTGGGCGTGGTCCTGGGCGGGGGGATCGTGCGGGTCGCCCGCTTCGCCCAGGTGGTGGTGCCCCTCAAGCTCCTGCTCTTCCTGGTGGCGGTGGGGCCCCTTCTCGCCCTCTACGGCGGGCGCCTTCTGGAGGCCCTGGCCCTGGTCTTCCGGGCCGCCTTCAGCCCCGAGGCCGCCTTAGGCGGGGCGGCGGGGTACAGCCTCTTCGCCGCCATCAACGCCGGCCTGGGCCGGGGCATCTTTGCCAACGAGGCCGGGCTGGGCTCGGCGGCCATCGCCCACGCCCAGGCCCAGGTGGACCACCCCGTGCGCCAGGGCTTCTGGGGGGTCACGGAGATGTTCATAAGCTTCCTGGTGACCTCCCTCACCGCCCTCACCTTCATCGCCTCGGGGCTTTGGCAAAAGGGGGGAAGCGCCGCCGAGGCCGCCCAGGCCCTCTTCGGGGCCCACCCTCTGGGCGGGGTGGCCCTGGCCCTCACCGTGGCGGTCTTCGCCCTGGGGACCATGGTGGCCTGGGGCTTTTACGGCGAGGAGGCCGCCGCCTTCCTCTTCGGGGAGGGGATCCGCTGGCCCTACCGCCTCACCTTCGCCACCCTGGCCTTCGTGGGGCCTTTGGGGGGCCTCGAGGCCTTCCTGGCCATCTCCGACACCTTAAACGGCCTCATGGCCATCCCCAACCTCCTGGGCCTGGTCCTCTTGGGCGGGGTGGTGGGGCGCCTGGTCTACGGCTTCTTCCGCGGGGAGCCCTGGGTGCCGCCCCGTTGA
- a CDS encoding ZIP family metal transporter, translated as MEPLPISPWTVFLYALLTAVATGLGALPFLFTQNVLRRHLGLAHAAAAGLMLSASFGLIYEGVHYSLARTLLGILLGLLFIQLSHRYLQGREVSFGSMNGLDARKALMIVGIMTLHSFAEGVGVGVAFGGGEALGVFITLAIAIHNIPEGLAISLVLIPRGVSVLGAALWSVFSSLPQPLMAVPAFLFVEVFKPALPVGLGFAAGAMIWMAVAEILPDALKEAEAEGVATVLTLAAALMVAFQILLGG; from the coding sequence ATGGAACCCTTGCCTATATCCCCCTGGACCGTCTTTCTCTACGCCCTGCTGACGGCGGTGGCCACGGGGCTTGGAGCCCTCCCCTTCCTCTTCACCCAAAACGTCCTCAGGCGGCACCTGGGACTGGCCCACGCCGCCGCCGCCGGGCTCATGCTTTCCGCCAGCTTCGGCCTCATCTACGAGGGGGTTCACTACAGCCTCGCCAGGACGCTTCTCGGCATCCTTCTGGGCCTCCTCTTCATCCAGCTCTCCCACCGCTACCTCCAGGGCAGGGAGGTGAGCTTCGGCTCCATGAATGGCCTGGACGCCCGCAAAGCCCTCATGATCGTGGGCATCATGACCCTTCACTCCTTCGCCGAGGGGGTGGGGGTGGGGGTGGCCTTCGGGGGCGGGGAGGCCTTGGGGGTCTTCATCACCCTGGCCATCGCCATCCACAACATTCCCGAGGGCCTGGCCATCAGCCTGGTCCTCATCCCTAGGGGGGTGAGCGTCCTGGGGGCCGCCTTGTGGAGCGTCTTCTCCAGCCTGCCCCAACCCCTTATGGCCGTGCCCGCCTTTCTCTTCGTGGAGGTCTTCAAGCCCGCCTTACCTGTGGGCCTGGGCTTCGCCGCCGGGGCCATGATCTGGATGGCGGTGGCGGAGATCCTCCCCGACGCCCTCAAGGAGGCGGAGGCCGAGGGCGTGGCCACGGTCCTCACCCTGGCAGCAGCCCTCATGGTGGCCTTCCAGATCCTCCTGGGGGGCTAA
- a CDS encoding DNA/RNA nuclease SfsA produces the protein MVLPLPPLLPCRFLRRKGRFLVEADVGPLHLPNSGRMAELLIPGAPCHYHPKPSPKTLGRMVLVESRGVLVGVDASLAEDLLEQILFSGRFGALEALRREVRLEGKRLDFWARLSGEEVFLEAKNCNRVEGGLALFPDAPTKRGAWHLRLLARLARQGKGAYAVWMVQHPLAQAFALDPEDRGLLQAAQEAKEAGVELLAFRVRPSLTALHLENPLPWAT, from the coding sequence GTGGTCCTGCCCCTGCCGCCCCTTCTGCCCTGCCGCTTCCTGAGGCGCAAGGGCCGCTTCCTGGTTGAGGCGGACGTGGGGCCTTTGCACCTGCCCAACTCCGGCCGCATGGCCGAGCTCCTCATCCCCGGCGCTCCTTGCCACTACCACCCCAAGCCCAGCCCCAAAACCCTGGGCCGGATGGTCCTGGTGGAGAGCCGGGGCGTGCTGGTGGGGGTGGACGCCTCCTTGGCCGAGGACCTTTTGGAGCAAATTCTTTTTTCGGGGCGCTTTGGGGCTTTGGAGGCCCTGAGGCGGGAGGTGCGCCTCGAGGGCAAGCGGCTTGACTTCTGGGCCCGGCTTTCTGGGGAGGAGGTCTTCTTGGAGGCCAAGAACTGCAATCGGGTGGAGGGCGGTCTGGCCCTTTTCCCCGACGCCCCCACAAAGAGGGGGGCCTGGCACCTCAGGCTCCTCGCCCGCCTGGCCCGCCAGGGGAAGGGGGCCTACGCCGTCTGGATGGTGCAGCACCCCCTGGCCCAAGCCTTCGCCCTGGACCCGGAGGACCGGGGGCTCCTGCAGGCGGCCCAGGAGGCTAAGGAGGCGGGGGTGGAGCTTTTGGCCTTCCGGGTCCGGCCCAGCCTAACGGCCCTCCACTTGGAAAATCCCCTTCCCTGGGCCACCTAA
- the amrS gene encoding AmmeMemoRadiSam system radical SAM enzyme: MTLTTTLREADLKRSLPKGYVQCRACAHYCAIPEGQAGKCGVRRNLGGKLYLVTYGKAAAVRLDPVEKKPLYHFHPGEGILSLGTVGCNLFCAFCQNWQISQFREFSVSPEGRLDRPIGEDWPPERIVATAEALGVRLIAYTYNEPAVFMEYAHDTARLAKARGMKNVFVTSGFETKEAWDYIRPYLDAANVDLKGFTEKFYREICGARLKPVLESLEHLVASGVWVEVTTLLLEGYNDSEEEVRAMARFLKGLSPEVPWHLTAAHPDYRMPDLKPTRHATLVRAYEIAREEGLRFVYVGNVLDEARSSTRCPDCGRLLVCRRGFRAETLWQEPGVCPGCGRRIPGVWTW, translated from the coding sequence ATGACCCTGACCACCACCTTGAGGGAAGCGGACCTGAAGCGTTCCTTGCCCAAGGGCTACGTCCAGTGCCGGGCCTGCGCCCACTACTGCGCCATCCCCGAGGGCCAGGCGGGCAAGTGCGGCGTGCGCCGCAACCTGGGCGGCAAGCTTTACTTGGTCACCTACGGCAAGGCGGCCGCCGTGCGCCTGGACCCGGTGGAGAAGAAGCCCCTCTACCACTTCCACCCCGGGGAGGGGATCCTCTCCCTGGGCACCGTGGGGTGCAACCTCTTCTGCGCCTTTTGCCAGAACTGGCAGATCTCCCAGTTCCGGGAGTTTTCCGTGAGCCCAGAAGGCCGTTTGGACCGGCCCATCGGCGAGGACTGGCCCCCGGAGAGGATCGTGGCCACGGCCGAGGCCCTAGGGGTGCGGCTCATCGCCTACACCTACAACGAGCCCGCCGTCTTCATGGAGTACGCCCACGACACCGCCAGGCTGGCCAAGGCCCGGGGCATGAAGAACGTCTTCGTGACCAGCGGCTTTGAGACGAAGGAGGCCTGGGACTACATCCGCCCCTACCTGGACGCCGCCAACGTGGACCTCAAGGGCTTCACCGAGAAGTTCTACCGGGAGATCTGCGGAGCCCGCCTTAAACCCGTCCTGGAGAGCCTGGAGCACCTGGTGGCCTCCGGGGTTTGGGTGGAGGTCACCACCCTCCTCCTGGAGGGCTACAACGACTCCGAGGAGGAGGTCCGGGCCATGGCCCGCTTCCTCAAAGGCCTCTCCCCCGAAGTCCCCTGGCACCTCACCGCCGCCCACCCCGACTACCGGATGCCCGACCTTAAGCCCACCCGGCACGCCACCTTGGTGCGGGCCTACGAGATCGCCAGGGAAGAGGGGCTCAGGTTCGTCTACGTGGGCAACGTCCTGGACGAAGCAAGGAGCTCCACCCGCTGCCCGGACTGCGGCCGGCTCCTCGTCTGCCGGCGGGGGTTCAGGGCGGAAACCCTCTGGCAGGAGCCCGGGGTCTGCCCGGGGTGCGGGAGGAGGATTCCCGGCGTATGGACCTGGTGA
- a CDS encoding SWIM zinc finger family protein, whose amino-acid sequence MAPFPPEKEEDFAPFFPREVLRRGLAYAKEGRVRRVFRVGDWLLGEVQGSEPEPYRVEVGPGLLGRCTCPYPGFPCKHAAALLYAYLEAQPREDLLMSLERLPPEEAKALLKALAQVPEVALWLGEVLLPEKSFLEGVRALRQAFLLGGGEEEAKALLLRLPRVGEKEVLAFLEALLEAPFDPEPYLRAGVGRYLELAQDPLPLLRLYLKAPSPALEEALLELGKRDPEGLLPHLSGKDPWGLKRGLKERLLLALGREEEALGLMREHLEGPEDYLALVERLLALGREEEALRYAEEALEWFGKDPRLFPLVDLLARRRGRPEDLFLRFALRPSLEDYAALKALLGRAFPEKRRELLKGVRDPALLARIHLLEEDWRALDRLLKGAPRVAYPALAEVLEGRLPEEALRLYLEAARDLVEAGGRERYREAARLLAKARALDPGRVAAFLRDLRTLYPRRRALWEELGS is encoded by the coding sequence GTGGCTCCCTTTCCCCCCGAGAAGGAAGAGGACTTCGCCCCCTTCTTCCCCAGGGAGGTCCTGCGCCGGGGCCTGGCCTACGCCAAGGAGGGGCGGGTGCGCCGGGTCTTTCGGGTGGGGGACTGGCTTCTGGGCGAGGTGCAGGGCTCGGAGCCCGAGCCCTACCGCGTGGAGGTGGGCCCGGGCCTTCTCGGGCGGTGCACCTGCCCCTACCCCGGCTTCCCCTGCAAGCACGCGGCGGCCCTTCTCTACGCCTACCTCGAGGCCCAGCCCAGGGAGGACCTCCTCATGAGCCTGGAGCGCCTCCCCCCCGAGGAGGCCAAGGCCCTCCTTAAGGCTTTAGCCCAGGTGCCGGAGGTGGCCCTATGGCTGGGAGAGGTCCTCCTGCCGGAGAAAAGCTTCCTGGAGGGGGTGCGGGCCCTGCGCCAGGCCTTCCTCCTGGGAGGAGGGGAGGAGGAGGCCAAGGCCCTGCTCCTGAGGCTTCCCAGGGTGGGGGAGAAGGAGGTCCTGGCCTTTTTGGAGGCCCTTCTGGAGGCCCCCTTTGACCCCGAGCCCTACCTCCGGGCCGGGGTGGGGCGGTATCTGGAGTTGGCCCAGGATCCCTTACCCCTTCTCCGCCTTTACCTGAAGGCCCCTTCCCCGGCTTTGGAGGAGGCCCTCTTGGAGCTGGGGAAGAGGGACCCGGAAGGGCTTCTTCCCCACCTCTCGGGGAAGGACCCCTGGGGCCTCAAGCGGGGCCTGAAGGAAAGGCTGCTTCTGGCCCTGGGCCGGGAGGAGGAGGCTTTGGGCCTCATGCGGGAGCATCTGGAGGGCCCCGAGGACTACCTGGCCCTGGTGGAGCGCCTCCTCGCCCTGGGGCGGGAGGAGGAGGCCCTCCGCTACGCCGAGGAGGCCCTGGAGTGGTTCGGCAAGGACCCCAGGCTCTTCCCTTTGGTGGACCTGCTGGCGCGGCGAAGGGGCAGGCCCGAGGACCTCTTCCTCCGCTTCGCCCTGCGGCCTAGCCTCGAGGACTACGCCGCCCTCAAGGCCCTTTTGGGCAGGGCCTTTCCGGAAAAGCGGCGGGAGCTTCTAAAGGGGGTGCGGGACCCCGCCCTCCTGGCCCGGATTCACCTCCTGGAGGAGGACTGGCGGGCTTTGGACCGCCTCCTCAAAGGGGCTCCCCGGGTGGCCTACCCCGCCCTGGCCGAGGTCCTGGAGGGGCGGCTTCCCGAGGAGGCCCTGCGCCTTTATCTGGAGGCGGCCAGGGACCTGGTGGAGGCCGGAGGCCGGGAACGGTACCGGGAAGCGGCCAGGCTCCTGGCTAAGGCCCGGGCCCTGGACCCGGGGCGGGTAGCGGCTTTTTTGAGGGACCTGAGGACCCTCTACCCCAGGAGGCGGGCCCTTTGGGAGGAGCTTGGCTCTTAG
- a CDS encoding acyltransferase family protein, with amino-acid sequence MERFPWVEVFRGLAILEVVLHHLLGRFLREVPPETPLWFLLAALNRTLHFAVPAFLFLTALVIGASFWRSFSLGRYLRNRALRLLWPYLLWSGVYLAFRYWDYGVFQPERIPHQLLWGKAYFHLYFLAVALQLTLILPLFLPMVRGRVHGGWFLLLGLGGTLLIYLLNRHYRFLPYPGSFVLWYLPAIALGLYLASRLELLPRFLRLWPLALGLALLGLGLYLPLALEALQKRPVNTMHYQLAHWLYTTAMAFLLLALAHRLAQTRWRPLLAFLGRYSLQIYLLHPMVVRLLEKNPTFPEPLGLKPAFLIYLVLVLGLPLLLAHLLDRVRASLLLFGR; translated from the coding sequence GTGGAGCGGTTTCCCTGGGTAGAGGTTTTTCGCGGCCTGGCCATCTTGGAGGTGGTCCTGCACCACCTCCTGGGCCGCTTTCTGCGGGAGGTGCCCCCGGAAACACCTCTCTGGTTCCTCCTGGCAGCCTTAAACCGCACCCTCCACTTCGCCGTGCCCGCCTTCCTCTTCCTCACCGCCTTGGTGATCGGGGCCAGCTTCTGGCGCTCCTTCTCCCTGGGGCGCTACCTGCGAAACCGGGCCCTAAGGCTCCTCTGGCCCTACCTCCTTTGGAGCGGGGTCTACCTGGCCTTCCGCTACTGGGATTACGGGGTCTTCCAGCCGGAGCGCATCCCCCACCAGCTCCTCTGGGGCAAGGCCTACTTCCACCTTTACTTTCTGGCGGTGGCCCTCCAGCTCACCCTTATTCTGCCCCTCTTCCTCCCCATGGTGCGGGGGCGGGTCCACGGGGGCTGGTTTCTCCTCCTGGGCCTAGGGGGCACCCTTCTCATCTACCTCCTCAACCGCCACTACCGCTTCCTGCCCTATCCCGGGAGCTTCGTCCTATGGTACCTTCCCGCCATCGCCTTGGGCCTTTACCTAGCGAGCCGCCTGGAGCTTCTTCCCCGCTTCCTCCGCCTCTGGCCCCTGGCCCTGGGCCTGGCCTTGCTGGGGCTTGGCCTTTACCTGCCCCTGGCCCTCGAGGCCCTGCAGAAGCGGCCCGTCAACACCATGCACTACCAGCTGGCCCACTGGCTCTACACCACGGCCATGGCTTTCCTCCTCCTGGCCCTGGCCCACCGCTTGGCCCAGACTCGCTGGCGGCCCCTTCTGGCCTTTCTGGGCCGCTACTCCCTGCAGATCTACCTCCTCCACCCCATGGTGGTGCGCCTCTTGGAGAAAAACCCCACCTTCCCCGAACCCCTGGGCCTCAAGCCCGCCTTTTTGATCTACCTCGTTCTGGTCCTAGGCCTCCCTCTGCTCCTGGCCCACCTTCTAGACCGGGTCCGGGCCTCTCTCCTCCTTTTTGGCCGATGA
- a CDS encoding Uma2 family endonuclease: MTPVRKRFTAEEYHRMVEAGLLGEDDRMELLEGEIWQMSPIGSRHAAALRRLRLLLSPLEAQGRCLMAIQDPVRLDAFSEPQPDLALLKPREDLYREAHPGPEDVLLLVEVAESSKAHDLERKVPLYARHGIPEVWVLDLGERALHLFRHPSPQGYREASLLKPGDRVSPLAFPEVSLEVESLL; this comes from the coding sequence ATGACCCCGGTCCGCAAGCGCTTCACCGCGGAGGAATACCACCGGATGGTGGAGGCGGGCCTCCTAGGGGAGGACGACCGGATGGAGCTTTTGGAAGGGGAGATCTGGCAGATGAGCCCCATCGGAAGCCGCCACGCCGCCGCCCTGCGCCGCCTGCGCCTCCTCCTTTCCCCCCTCGAGGCCCAGGGGCGCTGCCTCATGGCCATCCAGGACCCCGTGCGCCTGGACGCCTTCTCCGAGCCGCAACCGGACCTGGCCCTCCTCAAGCCCCGGGAGGACCTGTACCGGGAGGCCCACCCTGGCCCCGAGGACGTGCTTCTCCTGGTGGAGGTGGCCGAGTCCTCTAAGGCCCACGACCTGGAGCGCAAAGTGCCCCTATACGCTCGGCACGGAATCCCGGAGGTGTGGGTTTTGGACCTGGGGGAGAGGGCCCTCCACCTCTTCCGCCATCCCTCGCCCCAGGGCTACCGGGAAGCCTCCCTTCTCAAGCCCGGGGACCGGGTGAGCCCCCTGGCCTTCCCCGAGGTGAGCCTGGAGGTGGAAAGCCTCCTCTAG
- a CDS encoding DUF4388 domain-containing protein, which translates to MLSGNLAEFPFPSLVGALMQAGRTGRLFLRAPFLEAEVYLRGGQVLHARVQAGGRALEGEEALDLLAGLRRASFTFEPEVLPPHTTLLGGLAVPARLAEAQAAWEKLNLPPDWGYVLRLGPGGGEVELPPEALGVLAQVEGKRIAEVLLAPGPLRLARVLNTLLGLGVLEAVPKLALPPVSLLVLPIYGPGTGVAYVDEPLYAQWARAIRHGFRLRLNPSGALMEVRPRPNIPGRLGLLEEDLRRLRLRRGDKVEVVPEV; encoded by the coding sequence ATGCTTTCGGGCAACCTGGCAGAGTTCCCCTTTCCTTCCCTGGTGGGCGCCCTCATGCAAGCGGGGCGCACAGGGCGGCTTTTCCTCCGAGCCCCCTTTCTGGAGGCCGAGGTCTATCTGAGGGGCGGCCAGGTGCTCCACGCCCGGGTCCAGGCCGGGGGGCGGGCCCTCGAGGGGGAGGAGGCCTTGGACCTCCTGGCCGGGCTCAGGCGGGCCTCCTTCACCTTTGAGCCCGAGGTTCTTCCGCCCCACACCACCCTCTTAGGGGGGCTCGCCGTCCCCGCCCGCCTGGCGGAGGCCCAGGCCGCTTGGGAAAAGCTCAACCTCCCCCCGGACTGGGGGTATGTCTTGCGGCTTGGGCCGGGGGGTGGGGAGGTGGAACTTCCCCCGGAGGCCTTGGGGGTCCTGGCCCAGGTGGAGGGGAAGCGCATCGCCGAGGTGCTTCTGGCCCCGGGGCCCTTGCGGCTCGCCCGCGTCCTGAACACCCTTCTTGGCCTGGGGGTCCTCGAGGCCGTCCCAAAGCTGGCCCTTCCTCCCGTCTCCCTTCTGGTCCTTCCCATCTACGGCCCGGGAACGGGGGTCGCCTACGTGGACGAGCCCCTTTACGCCCAGTGGGCCCGGGCCATCCGCCACGGGTTCCGCCTGAGGCTAAACCCCTCGGGGGCACTCATGGAGGTGCGCCCCAGGCCCAACATCCCCGGGCGGCTTGGGCTTCTGGAGGAGGACCTTAGGCGCCTCCGCCTGCGCCGGGGGGATAAGGTGGAAGTGGTGCCGGAGGTGTAG